A single Triticum dicoccoides isolate Atlit2015 ecotype Zavitan chromosome 2A, WEW_v2.0, whole genome shotgun sequence DNA region contains:
- the LOC119359803 gene encoding subtilisin-like protease 1, producing METTRLSLLSLLPFLLLAIAAAATGGELSTFIVHVQTEENRVFGTADDRKAWYHSFLPDHGRLVHAYHHVASGFAARLTRQELEALSAMPGFLSATRARTYTTLTTHTPEFLGLNVEQGRRNYTSEFGAGVIVGVIDTGIFPDHPSFSDEGMPPPPAKWKGRCDFSGTSCNNKLIGARNFVAAFNGPNGTSAGVPPVDEFGHGTHTASTAAGAVVPGANVLGNAWGTAAGMAVRAHIAMYKVCYGKVVIGCEDADILAGIDAAVGDGCDVISISLGGPSVPFHLDPMAIGAFGAIEKGIFLGNGAYFLGESLYQRDAGFYPLVYAGATGKPFTELCGNGSLDGFDVKGKIVLCELTRNITVLNQGEVVESAGGVGMILASPFFRGYDKLAQANILPASSVDYLAGAAIKSYLNSTANPVARMGFKGTLLGTSPAPSIVFFSSRGPSRQGTGVLKPDITGPGVNVLGAWPFQVGPPSAPVLPGPTFNIISGTSMSTPHLAGIAALIKSKHPDWSPTAIKSAMMTTADITDRSGRPILNEQRVTANLFATGAGHVNPMKAADPGLVYDITPEDYIGYLCSMYTSQQVSVIARRRIDCLTTVVISDRLLNYPSISVTFVASWNSSAPVVVRRKVKNVGVVPSVYYAAIDIPSSAVSMDIFPRELEFVEEGQELTFSVYLWPRQSATRVVQGALRWVCEKHTVRSPISVTFA from the exons ATGGAAACCACAAGGCTATCCTTGCTCTCTCTTCTTCCTTTCCTTCTCCTCGCGATCGCTGCCGCGGCAACCGGCGGCGAGCTCAGCACGTTCATCGTCCACGTGCAAACGGAGGAGAACCGCGTGTTTGGCACCGCGGACGACCGGAAGGCGTGGTACCACTCGTTCCTCCCCGACCATGGCCGGCTCGTGCACGCGTACCACCACGTCGCCAGCGGGTTCGCGGCCCGGCTGACGCGGCAGGAGCTGGAGGCGTTGTCCGCCATGCCCGGGTTCCTCAGCGCGACCCGCGCCCGGACATACACCACGCTCACGACGCACACGCCCGAGTTCCTGGGGCTGAACGTCGAGCAGGGGCGGCGGAACTACACGTCGGAGTTCGGCGCCGGGGTCATCGTCGGCGTGATCGACACCGGCATCTTCCCGGACCACCCGTCCTTCAGCGACGAGGgcatgccgccgccgccggccaagtGGAAGGGGCGTTGCGACTTCAGCGGCACCTCGTGCAATAATAAGCTCATCGGCGCCCGCAACTTCGTCGCCGCCTTCAACGgcccgaacggcacctccgcggggGTGCCGCCGGTCGATGAGTTTGGGCACGGGACTCACACCGCAAGCACCGCCGCTGGAGCGGTCGTGCCGGGCGCTAACGTGCTTGGCAACGCATGGGGCACCGCCGCCGGGATGGCGGTCCGCGCGCACATCGCCATGTACAAGGTGTGCTACGGAAAAGTTGTAATAGGGTGCGAGGATGCCGACATACTGGCCGGCATTGACGCCGCCGTGGGCGACGGCTGCGACGTCATCTCCATATCTCTCGGCGGGCCGTCGGTGCCCTTTCACCTAGACCCTATGGCCATCGGGGCGTTCGGCGCCATCGAGAAGGGCATTTTT TTGGGGAACGGCGCATATTTCCTCGGCGAGTCACTCTACCAGCGAGATGCCGGTTTCTACCCGTTGGTCTACGCGGGCGCGACCGGGAAGCCATTCACGGAGCTTTGCGGAAACGGCAGTCTGGACGGCTTCGACGTCAAGGGCAAGATAGTGCTGTGTGAGCTCACGCGAAACATCACGGTGCTCAACCAAGGTGAGGTGGTGGAGAGTGCCGGCGGCGTCGGCATGATCTTGGCGAGCCCGTTTTTCCGAGGGTACGACAAGTTAGCTCAGGCGAACATCCTCCCAGCGTCGAGCGTCGACTACCTCGCGGGCGCAGCCATTAAATCCTACCTCAACTCCACGGCGAACCCGGTGGCGCGTATGGGCTTCAAGGGTACATTACTCGGCACGTCACCTGCTCCGTCGATCGTCTTCTTCTCCTCTCGCGGGCCTAGCCGTCAGGGCACTGGCGTTCTGAAGCCCGACATCACGGGCCCCGGAGTGAACGTGCTCGGGGCATGGCCGTTTCAGGTCGGCCCACCATCGGCGCCGGTTCTCCCTGGGCCGACCTTCAACATCATCTCCGGCACGTCCATGTCGACACCGCACCTCGCCGGCATCGCCgctctgatcaagagcaagcacccggactggtcgccgacggcgatcaaGTCGGCCATGATGACGACGGCCGACATCACCGACCGTTCCGGCCGTCCAATACTCAACGAGCAGCGCGTGACGGCCAACCTCTTCGCCACCGGCGCCGGACACGTCAATCCAATGAAGGCCGCTGACCCTGGCCTAGTCTACGACATTACTCCTGAGGATTACATCGGCTACCTCTGTAGCATGTACACGAGCCAACAAGTGTCGGTGATCGCGCGCCGGCGGATCGACTGCTTGACCACCGTCGTGATCAGCGACCGCCTGCTGAATTACCCGTCGATCTCTGTCACTTTTGTAGCATCCTGGAATTCGAGCGCGCCGGTGGTGGTAAGGCGCAAGGTGAAGAACGTCGGGGTGGTGCCTTCGGTGTACTACGCGGCGATCGACATACCGAGCAGCGCCGTAAGCATGGACATATTTCCGAGGGAGCTTGAATTCGTCGAGGAGGGCCAGGAGCTGACTTTCTCGGTATACTTGTGGCCGAGGCAGAGTGCTACGAGGGTGGTGCAGGGTGCTCTGCGATGGGTGTGCGAGAAGCACACCGTACGGAGCCCAATCTCTGTCACCTTTGCTTGA